The proteins below are encoded in one region of Peribacillus muralis:
- the sspI gene encoding small acid-soluble spore protein SspI, which produces MNLNLRNAIIQNVTGNSQEQLEDTIVDAIQNGEEKMLPGLGVLFEVIWQNSSDQEKQEMIHALESGLKK; this is translated from the coding sequence GTGAATTTAAACCTACGTAATGCGATCATCCAAAATGTAACTGGAAATTCGCAAGAGCAGCTGGAAGATACGATTGTCGATGCGATACAAAACGGTGAGGAGAAAATGCTGCCCGGCTTGGGCGTATTATTCGAGGTCATCTGGCAGAATTCTTCCGATCAGGAAAAACAGGAAATGATTCATGCTTTGGAATCCGGATTAAAAAAATAA
- a CDS encoding endonuclease MutS2, with amino-acid sequence MHNKALKTLEFHKIKEQLISHASSSIGKEKAQQLMPSTDFEEVTRWQEETDESAKIVRLKGNLPLGGIFDIRPHAKRAQIGGMLSPMELMELASTIRAGRILTRFFEELAEQEIDVPLLAEYIDSLHPLIDLQQEITFAISEHGEVMDSASDKLRTLRNQIRTNESRVREKLESMIRSSNATKMLSDAIITIRNDRFVIPVKQEYRSVYGGIIHDQSSSGQTLFIEPQAIVPLNNVLQETRVKETQEIERILVELSEKVGGYTPELLHNVKVLAQIDFLVAKAKYAKAIKGSKPILNNEGRVKLFKAKHPLIPGDAVVANDIVLGDEFTTIVITGPNTGGKTVTLKTIGLCTLMAQSGLQIPALDGSETAVFSSVYADIGDEQSIEQSLSTFSSHMVNIVDILKKVDYDSLVLFDELGAGTDPQEGAALAISILDEVYKRGARVMATTHYPELKAYGYDRQGVINASVEFDVETLSPTYKLLIGVPGRSNAFEISKRLGLDESVISNARSHIGEDTNKVENMIASLEDSRKKAEEEELEAKNHLEQAEILHKDLQKQMSVYEEERDALAEKAAKEAAAIVEQAKKEAEAIIAELRKLRLEKNADVKEHELIDAKKRLEEATPKVKKTSNKVARPLEKSLKPGDEVKVVSFGQKGHLIEKVSGNEWQVQIGIMKMKVKESDLEFIKATKVKETKPLTTIKGRDYHVSVELDLRGERFENAISRVEKYVDDALLAGYSSVSIIHGKGTGALRSGVQEYLKNHRSVKRIRFGDAGEGGTGITVVEFK; translated from the coding sequence ATGCATAATAAAGCTTTAAAAACATTGGAATTTCATAAAATCAAAGAACAATTAATCTCGCACGCCTCCTCTTCAATAGGTAAAGAGAAGGCACAGCAATTGATGCCTTCGACCGACTTTGAAGAGGTGACGAGGTGGCAGGAGGAAACGGATGAGTCAGCCAAAATCGTCCGGTTGAAAGGCAATTTGCCATTGGGCGGAATTTTTGATATCCGGCCACATGCAAAAAGGGCACAGATTGGCGGTATGCTCTCACCGATGGAACTAATGGAGCTTGCGAGTACGATTCGTGCCGGAAGGATCCTGACTCGTTTCTTCGAAGAACTAGCCGAGCAGGAAATCGATGTCCCGCTATTGGCCGAATATATCGATTCGCTTCATCCGCTGATTGATTTGCAGCAGGAAATCACGTTTGCAATCAGTGAACATGGAGAAGTGATGGATTCTGCCAGCGATAAGCTCCGCACTTTAAGAAACCAGATCCGAACGAATGAAAGTCGTGTCCGTGAAAAGCTTGAAAGCATGATTCGTTCCTCGAACGCAACAAAAATGTTATCGGATGCCATCATCACGATCCGGAATGACCGTTTTGTCATCCCGGTTAAACAGGAATACCGCAGTGTGTATGGCGGGATCATCCATGATCAATCATCTTCCGGGCAGACATTGTTCATCGAGCCGCAAGCAATCGTTCCATTGAATAATGTCCTTCAGGAAACACGAGTGAAGGAAACGCAGGAAATTGAACGGATATTGGTCGAATTATCGGAAAAAGTCGGTGGATACACGCCTGAATTACTTCATAATGTCAAGGTGCTGGCACAAATAGATTTCCTGGTTGCCAAAGCGAAATATGCCAAAGCGATAAAGGGGTCGAAGCCGATTCTGAATAATGAGGGACGCGTGAAGCTGTTCAAGGCGAAGCATCCGCTCATTCCGGGTGATGCCGTCGTGGCCAATGACATTGTCCTTGGTGATGAATTCACGACGATCGTCATCACCGGCCCGAATACGGGGGGGAAAACGGTAACCTTGAAAACGATTGGCCTCTGCACATTAATGGCTCAATCCGGTCTGCAAATTCCCGCACTCGATGGTTCTGAAACGGCTGTGTTTTCCTCTGTTTATGCCGATATTGGCGATGAACAGTCGATTGAGCAGAGCCTCAGTACGTTTTCGTCCCATATGGTCAATATCGTCGACATCCTGAAAAAGGTCGATTACGACAGTCTTGTCTTATTCGATGAGCTTGGTGCGGGAACCGACCCACAGGAGGGCGCCGCTTTAGCGATATCGATTTTGGATGAGGTATATAAGCGCGGAGCACGTGTGATGGCAACGACACATTATCCGGAATTAAAAGCATATGGATATGATCGGCAAGGCGTCATCAATGCTAGTGTCGAATTCGATGTGGAAACATTAAGCCCGACTTATAAACTCTTGATCGGTGTACCGGGACGGAGTAATGCTTTTGAAATTTCCAAACGTCTTGGCTTGGATGAAAGCGTGATAAGCAATGCCCGCAGCCATATTGGAGAAGATACGAATAAAGTTGAAAATATGATAGCTTCCCTTGAAGATAGCCGCAAGAAGGCGGAAGAAGAGGAGCTGGAAGCCAAGAACCATCTGGAACAGGCAGAGATCCTTCATAAGGATTTGCAAAAACAAATGAGTGTATATGAAGAAGAACGCGATGCGCTCGCTGAAAAGGCAGCAAAAGAGGCAGCCGCAATCGTTGAACAGGCAAAAAAAGAAGCGGAAGCGATTATCGCGGAATTACGTAAGCTGCGACTCGAAAAAAATGCCGATGTGAAAGAGCATGAACTGATCGATGCGAAAAAACGGCTTGAAGAAGCAACGCCGAAAGTGAAAAAAACATCGAATAAAGTGGCAAGGCCTCTGGAGAAAAGCCTGAAGCCGGGAGATGAAGTTAAAGTCGTTAGCTTCGGACAAAAGGGCCACCTGATCGAAAAGGTTTCCGGGAATGAGTGGCAAGTTCAGATCGGCATCATGAAAATGAAGGTGAAGGAGTCTGATCTTGAATTCATCAAGGCAACAAAAGTGAAGGAAACCAAGCCTCTCACCACGATAAAAGGGCGGGATTATCACGTCAGCGTGGAACTTGATTTGCGTGGGGAACGCTTTGAAAATGCGATTTCACGAGTCGAAAAGTATGTGGATGATGCACTATTGGCCGGATATTCAAGTGTCTCCATCATTCATGGTAAAGGAACGGGGGCTCTCCGGTCCGGAGTCCAGGAATACCTGAAAAATCACCGCTCTGTCAAAAGAATCCGGTTCGGCGACGCTGGAGAAGGCGGAACAGGCATTACGGTGGTTGAATTTAAATAA
- the zapA gene encoding cell division protein ZapA, whose amino-acid sequence MSDDKRNKTTVDIYGQPYTIVGTESASHMRLVASMVDEKMREISMKNPYLDTSKLAVLTAVNTIHEYIKLKDELDQLQLELKREKD is encoded by the coding sequence TTGTCAGACGATAAACGAAATAAAACAACAGTTGATATATACGGACAACCATATACAATCGTCGGAACAGAAAGCGCAAGTCATATGCGTCTGGTCGCTTCGATGGTTGACGAAAAAATGAGAGAAATCAGTATGAAAAACCCATACTTGGATACAAGCAAGCTAGCGGTACTAACGGCCGTAAATACCATTCACGAATATATTAAGTTAAAAGATGAACTAGACCAGCTTCAACTGGAATTAAAGAGAGAGAAGGACTGA
- the polX gene encoding DNA polymerase/3'-5' exonuclease PolX yields MTINKKDIIKLLEKIAIYMELKGENPFKVSAFRKAAGALETDDRSLAAIEDFTALNGIGKGTAAVIEEYINEGKSTVLEELQEQVPKGLIPLLQLQGLGGKKIAKLHKELHINDVNDLKTACEEGKVAALAGFGKKTEEKILAAIAEAGSRPDRLPLAFMRPIAADIEAALANMEHIIRSSRAGSIRRMRETIKDLDFIISTDHPEEVKNQLLAITGIKQVIAAGDTKVSVVLDYEYDISVDFRIVKDKEFITTLHHFTGSKDHNVRMRQLAKDRGEKISEYGVEVAETGEILTFETEEQFYHHFDLPYIPPELREDGTEVEHYDAGEPLISLEAIQGDLHMHTTWSDGAYTIEEMIEACRAKGYRYMAITDHSQYLKVANGLTVERLREQKKIIHELNEKYDDFTVLSGIEMDILPDGTLDYDDELLAELDLVIASIHSSFSQPRDTIMERLKTALNNPHVDIIAHPTGRIIGKRTGYDVDMEMLIELARETNTALELNANPNRLDLAPPHLRKAQEAGVSIVINTDAHSIDMLEHMPVGVSSAKKGWIKEATVLNAKDTAGLLAFLKRND; encoded by the coding sequence ATGACGATCAATAAAAAAGATATCATTAAACTATTGGAAAAAATCGCAATATATATGGAATTGAAAGGTGAGAATCCTTTCAAGGTTTCAGCTTTTCGCAAGGCGGCAGGAGCTTTGGAAACGGATGATCGGAGTCTTGCGGCCATCGAGGACTTCACTGCTTTAAATGGAATTGGGAAAGGAACGGCAGCCGTCATTGAAGAGTATATCAATGAGGGGAAATCGACCGTGCTTGAAGAGCTTCAGGAGCAGGTGCCAAAAGGTTTGATACCATTGTTGCAACTTCAAGGCTTGGGCGGCAAGAAAATTGCCAAGCTTCATAAAGAGCTGCATATCAATGATGTGAATGATCTTAAAACTGCCTGTGAAGAAGGCAAGGTTGCGGCATTGGCCGGTTTTGGCAAAAAAACGGAAGAGAAGATCCTGGCAGCGATCGCTGAGGCAGGTTCAAGGCCTGATCGGCTTCCACTTGCCTTCATGCGGCCGATTGCGGCTGATATTGAAGCGGCCCTTGCCAACATGGAGCACATCATCCGGTCATCGAGGGCTGGCAGTATCCGTCGCATGAGGGAAACGATCAAGGACCTCGATTTCATCATCTCGACAGATCATCCCGAAGAAGTGAAGAATCAGCTTCTCGCCATAACAGGGATAAAGCAGGTCATTGCGGCAGGTGATACAAAAGTATCGGTCGTGCTTGATTATGAATATGATATTTCTGTCGATTTCAGGATCGTGAAGGATAAGGAATTCATTACGACACTGCATCATTTTACCGGTTCGAAGGATCATAATGTGCGGATGCGCCAGCTTGCTAAAGATCGAGGCGAAAAAATCAGCGAATATGGTGTGGAAGTGGCGGAAACGGGAGAAATCCTGACGTTCGAAACGGAAGAACAATTTTATCATCACTTTGATCTGCCATACATCCCACCGGAATTACGTGAAGACGGAACCGAAGTGGAGCATTATGATGCAGGTGAACCGCTCATATCTCTAGAGGCCATACAAGGTGATCTCCATATGCATACCACATGGAGCGATGGGGCTTATACGATTGAAGAGATGATTGAAGCGTGCCGTGCAAAAGGCTATCGATATATGGCCATCACCGATCATTCGCAATATTTGAAGGTGGCGAACGGACTGACTGTGGAGCGGTTGCGTGAACAAAAGAAGATCATTCATGAACTGAATGAAAAATACGATGATTTCACCGTTCTTTCCGGGATAGAAATGGATATCCTCCCTGATGGCACGCTTGATTACGATGATGAACTGCTTGCGGAGCTGGATTTGGTAATCGCATCGATCCATTCCAGTTTTTCACAGCCGCGCGATACGATCATGGAGCGCTTAAAAACGGCTCTGAATAATCCGCATGTCGATATCATCGCCCATCCAACGGGAAGGATCATCGGCAAACGTACCGGATATGATGTCGATATGGAGATGCTGATCGAGCTGGCCCGTGAAACGAATACGGCATTGGAATTGAATGCGAATCCGAACCGCCTGGATTTGGCGCCTCCACATCTGCGTAAGGCACAGGAAGCGGGTGTTTCGATTGTCATCAATACGGATGCCCATAGCATTGATATGCTCGAACATATGCCAGTTGGCGTTTCCTCGGCCAAGAAGGGCTGGATCAAAGAAGCGACGGTCCTGAACGCAAAGGATACAGCTGGATTATTAGCATTTTTGAAGAGAAATGATTAA
- the rnhC gene encoding ribonuclease HIII: MSHVVLLTNPAQIKAMQVHYSSSLATKLPPGSIFSAKPPLCTVTAYKSGKVLFQGKNAELEAGKWQQAATAAAPKKKTTSTASVNVHRYSPPANIGTMSVIGSDEVGTGDYFGPITVVAVYAKKEQLALLKELGVQDSKNLKDPQIIEIAKQIKDVVPFSLLTCDNPKYNTLQAQGMSQGKMKALLHNQAIKLLMQKIQPEQAEAVLIDQFAQPDVFFNYLKGQERFQANATYLCTKAEGIHLGVAAASILARYAFVKRFDLLSEKAGFKIPKGAGFAVDEAAARLIHEKGMDSLHEFTKTHFANTEKAKRLYQQKYHK, encoded by the coding sequence ATGTCCCATGTTGTTTTACTTACCAATCCCGCCCAAATAAAGGCGATGCAGGTTCATTATTCTTCATCCTTAGCTACCAAACTGCCGCCGGGGAGCATTTTCTCAGCCAAGCCCCCGCTCTGCACGGTAACCGCCTATAAATCAGGAAAGGTCCTTTTCCAAGGCAAGAATGCTGAACTGGAAGCTGGCAAATGGCAGCAGGCCGCTACAGCTGCAGCGCCGAAGAAAAAAACGACATCGACCGCTTCAGTCAATGTCCACCGGTATTCACCTCCCGCCAATATCGGAACGATGTCAGTGATCGGGTCCGATGAAGTGGGGACTGGAGATTATTTCGGCCCGATCACGGTCGTAGCCGTTTATGCAAAAAAGGAACAGCTCGCCTTATTGAAGGAGCTTGGTGTCCAGGATTCCAAAAATCTGAAAGATCCACAGATTATCGAAATTGCCAAACAGATTAAGGATGTCGTGCCATTCAGCCTGCTCACGTGCGATAACCCAAAGTATAATACGCTTCAGGCACAGGGAATGTCACAAGGAAAAATGAAGGCTCTCCTCCACAACCAAGCGATTAAGCTTCTCATGCAAAAAATTCAGCCAGAGCAAGCAGAGGCGGTCCTTATTGACCAATTTGCCCAGCCTGATGTATTTTTCAATTATTTGAAGGGCCAAGAGCGATTTCAAGCGAACGCCACCTATTTATGTACAAAAGCGGAGGGCATACACCTCGGCGTAGCCGCCGCATCCATCCTGGCACGATACGCCTTCGTCAAACGCTTTGATTTGCTAAGTGAAAAAGCCGGATTCAAGATTCCTAAAGGAGCCGGATTTGCCGTCGACGAAGCCGCCGCACGATTGATTCATGAAAAAGGAATGGACTCACTCCACGAATTCACGAAAACCCACTTCGCCAATACCGAAAAAGCAAAGCGTCTATATCAGCAGAAATATCATAAATAA
- a CDS encoding TrmH family RNA methyltransferase, with translation MKYIESVKNPQVKQWKKLLTKKERDKTGKYLVEGFHLVEEALKEEIVMEVIVNEETEMPAHFKLEGTEVIYVKNDIMKAICDTEAPQGIAAVCEQKLASMSSIDHEKLLLIDAVQDPGNIGTMIRTADAAGMDAVIVGEGCADLYNPKVVRSTQGSLFHMPVIKANLSEIIEELKQKGTPVYGTALEGASPFEEVEKTSRFALLVGNEGQGVSKELLANTTKNLYIPIYGKSESLNVGIAAGILMYHLRK, from the coding sequence TTGAAATATATCGAATCCGTAAAAAACCCGCAAGTCAAGCAATGGAAGAAGCTATTGACGAAAAAAGAGCGTGATAAGACAGGGAAATATCTAGTCGAGGGATTTCATCTTGTTGAAGAAGCCTTAAAAGAAGAAATCGTCATGGAAGTCATCGTAAATGAAGAAACCGAAATGCCCGCCCATTTTAAATTGGAAGGCACGGAAGTCATTTATGTCAAAAATGATATTATGAAAGCAATATGCGACACCGAGGCCCCCCAAGGAATTGCGGCCGTTTGTGAACAGAAGTTAGCGAGCATGTCCTCGATTGATCATGAAAAGCTATTACTGATCGATGCCGTTCAGGACCCGGGGAACATTGGAACGATGATCAGGACAGCCGATGCAGCTGGTATGGATGCGGTCATTGTTGGTGAAGGCTGTGCAGATTTATATAACCCGAAAGTGGTCCGATCGACGCAGGGGAGTCTATTCCATATGCCTGTTATCAAAGCAAACCTATCCGAGATCATCGAAGAACTGAAACAAAAGGGGACACCGGTTTATGGAACGGCCTTGGAAGGAGCGTCACCATTTGAAGAAGTGGAAAAAACATCCCGATTCGCCCTGCTTGTAGGTAATGAAGGTCAAGGCGTTTCGAAGGAATTACTGGCCAATACGACAAAAAACCTCTATATTCCGATTTATGGAAAAAGCGAATCGCTTAATGTAGGGATTGCAGCCGGGATTTTAATGTACCATTTGCGAAAATGA
- a CDS encoding CvpA family protein: protein MLDLAILAILLIGLLIGLKRGFILQTVHMTGFIVAFIVAYVFYGDLAPNLKLWIPFPTMGDSSALNMFFETVGLETAYYNAIAFAIVFFAAKILWQMLGSMLNFITHLPILKQLNRWGGGILGFIEIYLIMFIILYIAAMLPMDSIQKPLAGSFLAESIVKHTPFLSEQVKELWFQKPDQS, encoded by the coding sequence ATGCTTGATTTAGCAATTCTGGCCATTCTTTTAATCGGTTTATTAATCGGTTTAAAGCGTGGCTTCATTTTACAAACTGTTCATATGACAGGGTTCATAGTGGCCTTTATCGTCGCATATGTGTTTTATGGAGATCTTGCTCCCAATTTGAAATTGTGGATCCCGTTTCCAACGATGGGGGATTCCTCGGCCCTTAATATGTTTTTCGAAACAGTCGGGCTCGAAACGGCGTATTACAATGCGATTGCCTTCGCCATCGTTTTCTTTGCTGCCAAGATCCTTTGGCAAATGCTTGGCTCCATGCTCAATTTCATTACCCACCTACCAATATTGAAACAGCTGAATCGCTGGGGCGGCGGGATATTGGGCTTTATCGAAATCTATCTTATCATGTTTATTATATTATATATAGCTGCCATGCTGCCAATGGATTCGATCCAGAAGCCATTAGCGGGGTCTTTTCTGGCAGAATCGATCGTAAAGCATACACCGTTCCTTTCCGAACAAGTGAAGGAACTGTGGTTTCAAAAACCAGATCAATCATAA
- the pheS gene encoding phenylalanine--tRNA ligase subunit alpha codes for MQERLLELQEEALQKVTAASELKELNEVRVAYLGKKGPITEVLRGMGKLSAEERPKIGALANEVREAIATEIEQKQKALETAAVNAKLATETIDVTLPGRPVNKGNLHPLTRVVEEIEDLFIGMGYTVAEGPEVESDYYNFEALNLPKSHPARDMQDSFYITEEILMRTHTSPVQARTMKKHKGQGPVKIICPGKVYRRDNDDATHSHQFQQIEGLVIDENISMSDLKGTLDVFAKKVFGQDREIRLRPSFFPFTEPSVEVDISCKICGGKGCSVCKQTGWIEVLGAGIVHPNVLEMAGFDSKKYSGFAFGMGVERIAMLKYGVDDIRHFYTNDVRFLKQFNHHEA; via the coding sequence ATGCAGGAACGATTACTAGAACTGCAGGAAGAAGCGTTGCAAAAAGTGACCGCCGCTTCCGAACTTAAGGAACTGAATGAAGTCCGTGTTGCTTATTTGGGGAAAAAAGGCCCAATCACTGAGGTATTGCGGGGCATGGGCAAGCTCTCAGCAGAGGAACGCCCGAAAATCGGCGCGCTTGCCAATGAGGTCCGTGAGGCAATCGCTACGGAAATAGAGCAAAAACAAAAAGCTCTGGAAACGGCTGCTGTCAATGCTAAGCTTGCAACGGAAACGATTGATGTGACTCTGCCAGGGCGTCCGGTGAACAAAGGGAACCTTCATCCGTTAACACGTGTCGTGGAAGAAATTGAAGACTTATTCATCGGAATGGGATACACCGTTGCAGAAGGTCCGGAAGTCGAAAGCGACTACTACAACTTTGAGGCCCTGAATCTGCCAAAAAGCCATCCGGCACGTGATATGCAGGATTCGTTCTATATCACGGAGGAAATCCTGATGCGGACGCACACTTCACCGGTGCAAGCAAGAACGATGAAAAAACATAAAGGTCAAGGTCCTGTAAAGATCATTTGTCCGGGAAAAGTATATCGCCGTGATAATGATGATGCGACGCACTCCCATCAATTCCAGCAAATTGAAGGCTTGGTCATCGATGAGAACATCAGCATGAGTGACTTGAAAGGAACGCTTGACGTATTCGCGAAAAAAGTATTCGGACAAGACCGTGAAATCCGTCTTCGTCCAAGTTTCTTCCCATTCACCGAGCCTTCCGTCGAAGTGGATATTTCCTGTAAAATCTGCGGTGGAAAAGGGTGCAGCGTATGTAAACAAACAGGCTGGATCGAAGTGCTTGGCGCTGGGATCGTTCATCCGAATGTCCTTGAAATGGCAGGCTTCGATTCAAAAAAATACTCTGGATTCGCATTTGGAATGGGTGTGGAACGGATCGCGATGCTGAAATACGGTGTAGACGATATTCGTCATTTCTATACGAATGATGTACGGTTCTTAAAACAATTCAACCATCACGAAGCATAA
- a CDS encoding DUF350 domain-containing protein, with amino-acid sequence MENMWENEYVYIAARYSVVILCMIVFLAIFELVTKYKNWEEIKQGNLSVALATGGKIFGIAYVFQQSILHQNSLLTMIGWGVYGFVLLLIGYFIFEFMTPGFKIDEEIQKDNRAVGFLSMIISIALSFVIGAGIS; translated from the coding sequence ATGGAGAATATGTGGGAAAATGAATATGTATATATAGCTGCTCGTTACAGTGTCGTTATTTTGTGCATGATTGTTTTTTTAGCCATTTTTGAACTTGTCACAAAGTACAAGAACTGGGAGGAAATCAAACAGGGAAACCTTTCTGTGGCTTTGGCAACTGGCGGCAAAATATTTGGGATCGCCTATGTATTCCAACAGTCCATCCTCCATCAGAATTCGCTCCTGACCATGATTGGCTGGGGTGTGTATGGATTTGTCCTTTTGCTGATCGGTTATTTCATTTTTGAATTTATGACACCTGGATTTAAAATAGATGAAGAGATACAAAAAGATAACCGGGCAGTCGGATTCCTGTCGATGATCATATCCATCGCTTTATCTTTTGTCATCGGTGCCGGAATTTCTTGA
- the pheT gene encoding phenylalanine--tRNA ligase subunit beta, with the protein MFVSYKWLQDYVDLSGINATELADKITKSGIEVEGVEKKSEGLKGVVIGHVIEREQHPNADKLNKCQVDIGAENPVQIICGAPNVDKGQKVAVATVGAVLPGNFKIKKAKLRGEESHGMICSLQELGFESKLVSKDYATGIFVFPDDVEVGKDALEELGLSDEVLELGLTPNRSDALSMLGVAYEVGAILGREVKWPVVEKEESTEKATDYISVKVEAKEDNPVYIAKIIKDVKIGPSPLWMQTRLMSAGIRPHNNVVDITNYILLEYGQPLHAFDYDRFGSKEIVVRRAKDAEKIVTLDEAERTLTPAHLVITNGSEPVAIAGVMGGADSEVKNDTTNIILESAYFAGTVVRKASKDHGLRSEASARFEKGVDPARVREAGERAAQLIARYAGGTVLQGTAEVDELTMEPAVISITLEKINKLLGTDMTVTEVESIFNRLKFGVDLDNETFTITVPTRRGDITIEADLVEEAARLYGYDNIPTTLPIGAAIPGHLTDYQMKRRKARRTLEGAGLYQAVTYSLTSEEKASQFALEARESIGLAMPISEERSQLRLSIVPQLLEVVKYNNARQLDSLALYEIGSVFFKTEDQELPEEKEHIAGAITGLWESHPWQGEKKPVDFFVAKGVIEALFDTLGLADQISYRQAQINDMHPGRTAEVLLNGDVIGFIGQVHPTVQKDLDIKETYIFELSLKALAEAEVAPIAYETIPRYPSTTRDIALVVDQATKAGDIQNIIGEAGGKLLKEVTIFDLYEGERMEEGKKSIAYSLKYYDPERTLTDEDITKAHEKVLEAVKEKAGAELRG; encoded by the coding sequence ATGTTTGTCTCTTATAAATGGTTACAAGATTATGTTGACCTTTCAGGCATCAATGCGACGGAGCTAGCTGACAAAATCACGAAAAGCGGCATTGAGGTTGAAGGGGTGGAAAAGAAAAGTGAAGGGCTAAAAGGCGTCGTAATCGGCCATGTCATTGAACGTGAACAGCATCCAAATGCCGATAAATTGAATAAATGCCAAGTTGATATCGGGGCAGAAAATCCCGTTCAGATCATCTGCGGTGCACCTAATGTCGATAAAGGCCAAAAAGTCGCAGTCGCCACTGTCGGGGCTGTCCTGCCAGGCAATTTCAAAATCAAGAAAGCGAAGCTGCGCGGAGAGGAATCGCACGGGATGATTTGTTCGCTACAAGAATTGGGCTTTGAATCCAAGCTCGTTTCCAAGGATTATGCTACGGGCATCTTCGTCTTCCCTGATGATGTGGAAGTGGGAAAAGATGCATTGGAGGAGCTTGGTTTAAGTGATGAAGTGCTCGAACTTGGGCTGACTCCAAACCGTTCCGATGCATTGAGCATGCTTGGTGTTGCATACGAAGTGGGAGCGATCCTAGGCCGGGAAGTAAAATGGCCGGTTGTCGAGAAAGAAGAGTCAACTGAAAAAGCGACGGATTATATTAGTGTCAAAGTGGAAGCAAAAGAAGATAACCCGGTATACATCGCTAAAATCATCAAAGATGTCAAGATCGGTCCTTCACCGCTTTGGATGCAGACTCGATTGATGTCTGCAGGCATCCGCCCGCATAATAATGTCGTCGATATCACGAATTATATCTTACTTGAATATGGCCAGCCGCTTCATGCCTTTGATTATGACCGCTTTGGTTCAAAGGAAATCGTCGTCCGCAGGGCGAAGGACGCTGAAAAAATCGTAACGCTGGATGAAGCGGAACGTACATTGACACCAGCACATCTAGTGATCACTAATGGCAGCGAGCCTGTAGCGATAGCAGGTGTGATGGGCGGAGCCGATTCCGAAGTGAAAAACGATACAACAAACATCATCCTTGAAAGTGCCTATTTCGCAGGTACGGTCGTTCGTAAAGCGTCAAAAGACCATGGTTTGCGCAGTGAAGCAAGTGCACGTTTTGAAAAAGGCGTCGATCCGGCCCGTGTACGTGAAGCTGGAGAACGTGCGGCACAATTGATTGCCCGTTATGCTGGCGGAACAGTCCTGCAAGGAACGGCAGAAGTTGACGAATTGACAATGGAACCTGCTGTCATCAGCATCACCCTTGAAAAGATCAACAAGCTTCTTGGAACAGACATGACCGTAACAGAAGTGGAATCCATCTTCAATCGCCTGAAATTCGGAGTGGATCTTGACAATGAAACGTTTACGATCACTGTCCCGACACGCCGTGGCGATATTACGATTGAAGCTGACTTAGTCGAAGAGGCGGCCCGTTTATATGGATATGATAATATTCCCACTACATTGCCGATCGGTGCTGCTATCCCTGGCCATTTGACGGACTATCAAATGAAACGTCGGAAGGCACGCCGTACACTTGAAGGAGCAGGCCTTTATCAAGCGGTGACCTATTCACTGACAAGTGAGGAAAAAGCATCGCAATTCGCATTGGAAGCAAGAGAATCCATTGGATTAGCCATGCCGATAAGTGAAGAAAGAAGCCAGTTGCGTTTAAGCATCGTACCTCAATTGTTGGAAGTCGTAAAATATAACAATGCCCGCCAGCTTGATTCACTAGCACTATATGAAATCGGTTCGGTGTTCTTTAAGACGGAAGACCAAGAGCTTCCAGAAGAAAAAGAGCATATTGCCGGAGCCATCACTGGCCTATGGGAGTCTCATCCATGGCAAGGTGAAAAGAAACCAGTGGACTTCTTTGTTGCCAAAGGCGTGATCGAAGCATTATTCGACACACTTGGATTAGCGGATCAGATCAGTTACCGCCAAGCACAAATCAACGACATGCATCCAGGACGGACAGCGGAAGTCTTATTGAATGGTGATGTAATTGGCTTTATCGGCCAAGTGCACCCAACTGTCCAAAAAGACTTGGATATAAAGGAAACATATATTTTCGAACTATCCTTAAAGGCATTGGCAGAAGCAGAAGTGGCGCCAATTGCCTACGAAACCATTCCGCGCTACCCATCAACGACACGCGATATCGCGCTCGTCGTCGATCAAGCGACAAAAGCCGGAGACATCCAAAACATTATTGGAGAAGCCGGAGGCAAGCTACTCAAGGAAGTAACCATCTTCGACTTATACGAAGGTGAAAGAATGGAGGAAGGCAAGAAATCCATTGCCTACTCACTGAAATACTACGACCCGGAACGCACGCTGACCGACGAAGACATTACAAAAGCACATGAAAAAGTGCTTGAAGCCGTCAAAGAAAAAGCCGGCGCCGAACTAAGAGGATAA